The region CTTTCAACGCGATCAAAGCATCTTGAGGCTTTTTCGATCCGATGCAGATAACTACATGAATATGGTTCGTCCGAACGTTTATAGCCAGAAGCGTCCAATTGCGTTTGAGGCACAGGTCTCTAATTGCCTTTTCGACGGATTTCCTGCTGGCGGCATTCAGCGTCACCGGAGGATGGAGCAACAACTCTTCACTATGTTTTCGCCAGTTGCTGTTTGCTTGAATTCTTGGAGAGCCGTATTTGTTGTTATTACGATCAACGCTGCCGCGTTCGTCGCCGTGAAGCCACGTTCCATAACACCTAAAGGTAAAGAAAACCGCTAACGGGATGTCTGTGTCGTTCCACATACTCAATCCTCACGTCTAAGAACCCAGTCGCTATCGCTCCCGGTTCTGACTCGGCTTAACATTCTCAGTAACCTATAAGCAGTATTCCCCTTAGCGGCAGATGTAAGCGGTTGGAAATGTATAGTGTCTCAAGAAAGGTGAAAACATGAGTAAAATCATCCTTCTTTCGATAGTGGTTGCGAACCGCGACTACTAAATACTCCACGTCAAACATCATGCAGGCTTGGAAAATATCCTTCAAAAACTGATTGTTGTCAATTGCTCGACCGGCTTCGACCTCGATGACTATCTTTCCGTCCGCACTGATTGCATCAGCATTAAAAGCTTTATCAATCTGATTTCCCAGACCAAAAAGAACTGGAACACCAATCTTTTGAATCTTCGATTTTCCTTCTTCGACTTTATATCCGACGTTCTCAAGATGAGGACGAAGAATTGCCAAAACGTCGTTGCTCGGAAGTTCGTGTTTTGGTGAGGAAATCTGGTCATCACAAGTCATAAAACAATCGATCACTTCTTGGATCGATTGCGTGATGCGCTGTGAGCGTGGAAAGAACTGAAAACGAATCATTGAACCTCTCTAAGTATTTTTGTCGTCAATGCTTCATCCGACAATCGAAACTCGGCGGGAGCAATGAAATAAAAAATATGTTCATCCACGGATTGAGCCTCTCTTGAAATATATTGTCCAGTCTCATCCATTAGAAGCTGATTGAGATTGTGTGACGCAACTCGACAAGTTCCCCAATCTTCACCAAAATCGAGAACCCTCAAGCCAAAGGATTTGCCGTTAAATTCAATCGCGTCGTTCGTCATCCCTAAAAATTCAATTTGATTTTACTTTTTGAATACTTTTCCGATTCGGACGCTTATCTGCCAAGATGCGCATAAACTCAAAGAACAATTGACCACGGGCATCTTTTATTCCCCTAAGCGCTCCTGCTTCACTCCAGCTTTGGCAAGGTGGGCCGCCAATTATTCCGTCGCAATCAGGAACTTCATCTGAGCTTATATCTCGTATGCTTCTGGTATCGAGTTCCGTTCGTTTATGGTTTTCGCGATAAGTGTCCCAAATTGTCTTGTCATACTCGTTACCCCAAACAACATCAAAGCCAGCCTTCTCGAAACCAAGATCAAGCCCACCCGCGCCCGCAAAAAATGAAACAACTTTCATAGCAGATTACTTAAATAATTGGTCCCGTTAAAGAAGCAAAGAGATGTCTGATTATACTCAATTAGAGCATTACACAAAAGGTACCCTTATTTTGGCTCGCTCAAATTCTTCGGCAATCTCCCTTGCTCTTTTCTGCGGCGGTAGGTTTCGTTTTCAGGACAGCGATTGATAATGTTTCCCATATGCCAATACGTATTCCCGTCATAATCGAAATAAATTTGTTTCGTGTCGTAAAAGTCAGATTCGTATCCGAAGTTGTCAATGTGCTCCGCCAATGCGTTGAACATAACCCGGTCAACTTGCTGCTGAACAATGTACTCGTGAGGCCAAGTCGCGGCATACGTCTTGGAAAATATCCACGTTGAATCTCGGATGAACTGCTTTAATTCGTCAGAAAAACTGATCATAAAAGACTACTACGATCTCTGCAGCGATCTTACATGGCGTATGGTTCGTCAGATTCTTTCTTTTCCGCTGGTTGTAGATCATAGACCATTTGCAGATTAGCCAAAAAGTCGGGCGACGTTCCGAAGATCGAGCCTTAACTTAAAGCCAGACTATCTCGATCTCTG is a window of Chloracidobacterium sp. DNA encoding:
- a CDS encoding transposase, translated to MWNDTDIPLAVFFTFRCYGTWLHGDERGSVDRNNNKYGSPRIQANSNWRKHSEELLLHPPVTLNAASRKSVEKAIRDLCLKRNWTLLAINVRTNHIHVVICIGSKKPQDALIALKANATRQLREDRLWIHEHSPWADKGSKRNLWNEKSIWEACNYVNNEQGDKLPDFDWW
- the dcm gene encoding DNA (cytosine-5-)-methyltransferase, which codes for MKVVSFFAGAGGLDLGFEKAGFDVVWGNEYDKTIWDTYRENHKRTELDTRSIRDISSDEVPDCDGIIGGPPCQSWSEAGALRGIKDARGQLFFEFMRILADKRPNRKSIQKVKSN